Below is a genomic region from Staphylococcus carnosus.
TTTGTTGTTTAAAATCTTAGGAAGAAAGAACAGTGAGAATATGAATAACAGTTGAGACAAGATAAAGAATAAATCGATATAAAGATATGAATAATCCGTTTCATTCAGTAAATAGCCATTCAAGCATAAAGCAGCTGGTGCACTGATTATCGCAACCATCGGCAACTGTAAACGTCCATAATATTTCCATGATTGTTCAAGCAATATAATCGTAATGAGTGTTAAAAATGACATGGATCCCGTCACAATAGCGATGTCACCCATTACCTTATAAAAGCTAGGTGCCGTTTCTGCAATCACACCCACACCTACAAACATGACAAACCAACTTGTATTAGGCGGTGTAAAGCGATCATGCGGAATATGATAAAAGCAAAAGATTACCATCATAGTGACGTGCATCGCAATAGCACAAAACCATAAAAATGTTAAAACTGGAGATGTGATAGCAAAAGACTGATTTATAATCGCCAGCATTGTTATTAACATCATCGGCAGTGCAGGAAAAATCGCGAAGATGTTAATGTTCTTTAATTCATTCATAATATCTTTGGGATAAATACAGCTTTTTAATATAAATAACCCGACGCATAAACAACTGATGATAAAACAACATAGTCCAGCATTAGACATATTCAAATGATAAAATAACGTGCTTAATGTCATGATGCCGAGTGCTAAGCCGTTTATGGCTACAGGTACTTTGCGTAATATATGTAATAGCATACTTTCATAACCTCTTTAAATTTCTCTCTCTAGTGTAAGTTTAAATCAATAACGCCATATATAGAAGACTTGAGCAAAATAAAAAGAATCACCTTGTTATTCAAAGTGATTCCTATAGTATGTTTAATGCCCATTAGATTGATTAGGTTCAGCTTGTTTTTGTGGTGCAGGCTGTGTTTTTTGTACGGGTGTATTGTTTTGATTTTGCGTTTGGTTTTGTTGTGGTTGAACAGGCTGTTGAGGCTGTTTAGGTTGTGTTTGAGCTGGTGCAGGTTGCTTTGTATCTGTTTTTGTTTTTTCAGTTTCTTTAGCCGTTTCATGTGTCGCTTGTGTATGTTGATTCGATTCTTGTTTAGGTGCAACATAATAAGAACGTTGATGTGTTTGTTGGCTTTGACTAGTATCTTGCTGATATTGTGTCGTGTCTTCTTGTATTGGTGCGTCAACTCGTTTTGCTTCAACTTTTTTCTTTTTATCTGATTTATCTTTGTCGGTTTTGTTTTCCTTAGCATCTTTCTTTTCATAAAATTTCAGAGCACTCGCTTGATCACTCTTCATATATTTTTGATACGCAATCACACCGCTTACTGCGATACCTGTAATTAATAAGGCTGTAACAATAACCGCTGCTATTCTTTTAAATGCTTGTCCCATGCATAGCGTCTCCTTATATCATGTTTAATCTTGGTGCTATTTTTAATATACATAATCATTTTATAGAATTGAGATAAACATTTCCACTGGTTTAAAGCACTTTTTTGAAAAGATTATTGAAACGTACAAGTGTTATGAAATAGCAGCGCTATTTTAAGCGGAAATATTGTATGATAAAAGAAAAAATGAGGTACATCTATGATTAAACTTACAGATTTTATAACAACTCCTAATATAATGCGTACTAAAATTAAATTTAATATGAATGCTAGCGATATCACTAAACGTGCTTGGGATTTTCTGTTAGAAGATCATGCGGGCTGGGTGGAGCTTAATGCTTGGAAAACTAAACAGCCGAATAACAATCTTAATCATGCAGATTATTTAATTGCCTTGGCACAATATTATCCATATGGCCCTGAATATTTCGTATTCGGCGGTTTATATAAAGTAGAAAAGATAATGCCAGAAGTTTTTGATGCACCTGGTTATAAGTTGACTTTGATGGATG
It encodes:
- a CDS encoding TDT family transporter; the protein is MLLHILRKVPVAINGLALGIMTLSTLFYHLNMSNAGLCCFIISCLCVGLFILKSCIYPKDIMNELKNINIFAIFPALPMMLITMLAIINQSFAITSPVLTFLWFCAIAMHVTMMVIFCFYHIPHDRFTPPNTSWFVMFVGVGVIAETAPSFYKVMGDIAIVTGSMSFLTLITIILLEQSWKYYGRLQLPMVAIISAPAALCLNGYLLNETDYSYLYIDLFFILSQLLFIFSLFFLPKILNNKFTPAYAALTFPWVTTASATYTVAQNVSLPFISSEIVWGLAVVEIIFAVIVVALVTLRYAWYLLDIRKFN